ATTCTTAACCCTGTACTTCCAGGAGCCTTAGGACATATTCTTACAGCATCAATTATCAGCGCTCCGGCGGCTATTCTCATCGCGCAGCTGATGGTTCCTGAAACAACAGACACCCTTGCCGGAAACGGAGTTAATATCACAAGTCCAGCCTCAAGCTCAATGGATGCAATTACCAAAGGAGCTTCTGACGGAGTCAAACTTCTTATCACTGTAGTCGCGCTGCTTCTTGTCCTGATAGCTCTTGTCTCGCTTGCAAATCAAATTTTACATTTTTTCCCCGATGTATACGGCGAACCACTTACACTACAACGCATACTCAGTGTCATAATGTGGCCAATTGTGTGGCTCATGGGAATCCCCGCATCCGAAGCTTCAACAGCAGCAGGACTGATGGGTACCAAGACAGTTCTCAATGAATTTCTGGCCTACCTCCAACTTGCAAACCTTTCTCCGGGTTTGCTGTCACCAAGGTCCACAATAATTATGACTTATGCTATGTGTGGATTTGCTAATTTAGGAAGCTTGGGTATTTTGATAGGAGGCCTCACAGCAATTGCACCTTCACGCAAAGAGGAGATTGTGGAAATGGGAATGAAATCAATTATAGGCGGAACATTGGCAACCTGCATGACAGGTACAATAGTCGGAATTCTTTATTAAAAAAATGAATCCCCCTGAACACACGCCACTATTACAGAGCTTTCTGCATAAAAGAATGCCCGCGAAGAATGCTCTCTTGATCATTGCCGCGATTGTCGTAGGGATATGTTCAGCGTTGGCTGCGATAGCACTGAATACGGCGTTGGAATTCTTTAATCAGCTCAGAATGAATAATTCCGATCACTGGTGGATATTTATTCTTCCAGCTCTTGGAACCGCTACAGCAGTTGTTTTGAGTAAAAACATTTTTAAAGAATCCGGAGGACACGGAGTAGGCGAAGTTATCGCCAAAGTAGGTCTCAAACAAGGAATACTTCGGCCTATATCCATCATAAGCGCTCTCTTGACCAGTCTGCTTACAATTGCCAGCGGTGGCTCTGCCGGACCGGAAGCCCCTGTTGTTGTCAGCGGGTCTTCAATGGGTTCTAACTTATCCAGACTTTTAAAAATGAGCGGTCAATCGAGGATGACTCTTATCGGCTGCGGAGCTGCCGGATCAATTTCAGCGATATTCAACGCCCCTGTTACAGGGATGATTTTTGCAGTTGAGATTATTCTTGGAGAATG
The window above is part of the Maridesulfovibrio ferrireducens genome. Proteins encoded here:
- a CDS encoding NupC/NupG family nucleoside CNT transporter, whose protein sequence is MIQSIFGLFGLMVIAWAVSENKRHIRFKSIAIGLLLQIIVATMMLKIPAFSNAMMSLNHAVEALQEATEAGTSFLFGYLGGGPLPFSEISHGASWTLAFRALPLILVVSALSALLFYWRIIPIIVKAFCFVLQKTMNIGGALGLSVAANIFVGMVEAPIIVAPYVKSMSRSELMTLMVSGMATISGTVLVLYASILNPVLPGALGHILTASIISAPAAILIAQLMVPETTDTLAGNGVNITSPASSSMDAITKGASDGVKLLITVVALLLVLIALVSLANQILHFFPDVYGEPLTLQRILSVIMWPIVWLMGIPASEASTAAGLMGTKTVLNEFLAYLQLANLSPGLLSPRSTIIMTYAMCGFANLGSLGILIGGLTAIAPSRKEEIVEMGMKSIIGGTLATCMTGTIVGILY